CGTATCCGGTTACGGAGATCCGTTTCCGGGGGATGCCGTTTTTCTTCAATATAAGGGCGATTTCCTTTGCCCTGAAGAAGGACAATTCCATGTTGTCCCTGTATTCTGTTTCGGCAGATGACTTGATCGGCATATTGTCCGTATGCCCCTCGATCATCACATGATCATTAGGGGACGCCAGAATAACCGGGATCAATTTTTTAACCGCATCCACCGTCTTATCGTCAATGACGACCTGGCCGGAACCGAACGACCCGCCGCCGAATACAGCTAAAACCTTAACCTCTTTTTCGGATCCTCCGGCTTCCATCTTTGGGTGAGTCTCTTTATCCTGATGTGAGAGCTTCTCCTCCAACTCGGTGATGGTGGTATGCAGATCTTCAATCAGAGCCCGATTGACTGCCAGTTCTGTGGCAAACTGTCCTAACCTCTCTGCTGCTTCGGGCGGGAGGCCTTCCGCCTTCATTCCCTTCCAGACGTATAGATAACGGGTATCCCTGTCAGACATTCCTAATGCCTTAAATGTGATGATACCTGACAAGGTAAAGAATAAAACAGAAATGCCAACGATCACGTTACGCATAGCATCTCAAAAGCATGGGGGAAATCATTTTTTTACGATTTTTACGATGTTGAAGTTTAGCATCAGCCCATTCAAGAAGTCAATGCACAAAAAAATGCCCCGCCGCTGAAGGGGCAGGGCATGAAAGGTTCCAATGGATCAACAGGGTCTATCCCTGCCGAAACATCAGCTTCAAACCGATCAGACCGATAAGACCTGAGCCGATTAAACACGAAAGAGAATCTATTTTGGTAGCGGGGGGAGGATTTGAACCTCCGACCTTCGGGTTATGAGCCCGACGAGCTACCAGACTGCTCCACCCCGCGCCATGATTTTAAGAGTTTAAAATATAAAGAAATTATCCATTAAAGTCAAGGTATTTAAATCTTAAATTTGCTTCTTCTCCCATTTAGTGGGTAAAAAGGGGGCGAGGGTTCAAAGGGTCAAGGATTCAAGTGAAATACTTAAACGCAAGCAAAATCTCCAGCGAAAAACACTGGAACCCTTGAACCCAAGATGCCTTGGTGTAGTAGCTGTCACAGAGGGCAATTATATAAAAAAGCGGGACACGCAAAGTGTAACCCTATGACCCTCGGTTTTTTATGTTTTCAGCACTTCACTTGACCCCTGGAATCCTTGACCCCTTGAACCCTTATGTTTTCACACACTCTTTTGGAGATGATCCCAAAAATAAATAAAGCCCCGACGGCATACCATCGGGGCTAAGGGTTCATCTAGAAGATCACTCAGCCCATTGAACCCGTGAATAAGATACCCGACTGCGGAAACCTCGTCCATTCCCCTAAAGAGTTAAAAGTTAAATAATAACAACCATTTAGATTGCATAAGATACATACTTCGTGTTATGATAACAAAAAAAAGGAGGGACCTATGGCCAATTTTAAGAAACTCCTGATCATGCTGCTCAACATGGATCTGGATAATACCCAGCAATTGTACACCCCTTTTTATCAGGCTGTTGCGGCCGCTTCGCTGAATTATGATGTCTCCATGGTCATCACCGCTGATGCCGGTCTGATCTTGAAAAAGGGAGTGGCCGAAAAAATTTTTATTGAGCAGTCCTCCCATGGGGCTTCGGCAAGGGCACTCTATGAATTCATCCGGGACGCCCATAACGCAGGCGTGAAGATCTTTATCTGCAGCCCGAGTCTTGCCCACCATCAGATGACCCGAGATGATCTGATCCATGAATGCACCGACATCATCGGCAGCGCAACCTATATCGAGATGGCCATGGATGAGGATACGCAGGTTCTGACCTATTAAAGGAGAGGCATTCAAGGACTTCAAAGTTGAAGCTCTCCGCAACAAGCTGCGGGGAATCTTCGAATGATCAATCACTTCATCATTGTTTTTTTCACTTTTTCAAGGCCGCATGCGCAGCGGCTAATCTAGCGATGGGGACCCTGAAGGGTGAACAGCTCACATAATCAAGGCCGATCCGGTGACAGAACTCCACGGACCGGGGATCACCGCCATGTTCACCGCATATCCCGATTTTCAGGTTCTTACGGATGCTCCTCCCCTTCTTCACGGCCATGGCCATGAGCTGACCCACGCCCTCCTGGTCCAGGGTCTGGAACGGATCAACCGGAAGGATCTTCTTCTCCAGATATTCCGGCAGGAAGGACCCGATGTCGTCCCTCGAAAAACCGAAGATGGTCTGACTCAGGTCATTGGTCCCGAATGAGAAGAACTCGGCTGCATCCGCGATCTTGTCGGCCACCAGGCAGGCCCTGGGAACCTCGATCATGGTGCCGATCTTGTAGGAGAATTTCCCCTTCTCTTTTTTGACCTCATTCGCGACCCTCTCCACAATTTTACGCTGGTGGGCGAGCTCCGCAGGGATCCCCACCAGGGGGATCATCACCTCGGGATAGACCTTGCAGCCCTGCCGGGTGAGTTCAGCCGCCGCTTCGAAGATGGCCCTGGCCTGCATCTCGGTGACTTCAGGATAGGTGATGCCGAGGCGGCACCCCCGATGCCCCAGCATGGGGTTCATTTCATGGAGCTGGGCGATCCGGGCATTGAGCCTGTTTGTTGAGATGCCCAGCTCATCGGCCAGTTTCTGAACCTGTTTCTGGTCCATGCTCACAAATTCGTGGAGCGGCGGATCCAAGGTCCGGATGGTTACCGGCAGCCCCTTCATGGCCTTGAGAATGCCCATAAAATCCTGCCGCTGGTAAGGGAGGAGCTTCATGATGGCCTTGCGCCGGGCCTCAAAGGTTTCGGCCACAATCATCTCCCGGATGGCCTGGATCCTCTCAGGCCCGAAGAACATATGTTCGGTGCGGCAAAGGCCGATCCCCTCCGCCCCGAATGCCCGCGCCAGAGCCGCATCATCAGGGGAGTCGGCATTGGTCCGGACCCCGATCCTGCGCAATTGATCAGCCCAGCTCATCAAAGTTTTATAATAGGGGTTCTTTTCCGGATCCGCGGCAAGGAGAGCGATCTTCCCCATGTAGACCAGCCCCCTGGTGCCGTTCAGGGTGATCCAGTCCCCCTCTTTGAGCGTGGCGCCTCCCACGCAGAGTTCACGCCTTCCAGTCCGGATCTCCAGGGCGCCGCAACCTACGATGCAGCACTTGCCCCAGCCCCTGGCCACCAGGGCCGCATGGCTGGTCATCCCTCCCTTGGCCGTAAGGATGGCCTGTGCCGCGTGCATGCCGTGCACGTCCTCGGGAGAGGTTTCGTTCCGGACCAGGATCACATTCTTCCCTTGCTTTGCCCAGGCCTCGGCATCATCGGCCGTAAAGACGATCTGTCCGATGGCGCCGCCCGGACCCGCCGGCAGCCCCTTGGCCAGAGGCGTCATTTTCTTTTCAGCATCCGGATCCAGCATGGGATGGAGCAGTTCGTCGAGATGATTCGGCGACACCCGCAGGATGGCCTCCTGCCTGGTAATCAGCCTCTCCTTGACCATTTCCACGGCAATTCTGATAGCGGCGGCCCCGTTCCGTTTCCCCGACCGGGTCTGCAGCATCCAGAGTTTACTCTCTTCGATGGTGAACTCGATATCCTGCATATCGCGGTAATGGGTATCGAGCTTTTTCTGGATTGACAGAAGCTGTTTGTAGACCTTGGGCATCTCCTCTTCGAGGGAAAGAAGGCCGCTGTCCCCTTTCTGTTTCTTATTGATGGGCTGCGGGGTTCGGATGCCGGCCACCACGTCTTCTCCCTGGGCATTCATGAGATATTCGCCGAAGAAGAATTTCTCCCCCGTAGCCGGGTTGCGTGTAAAGGCCACCCCGGTCCCGCTGCGGCTCCCGGTGTTCCCGAAGACCATGGACTGCACATTCACGGCCGTGCCCCATTCCTCCGGAATCCCCTCGATCTTCCGGTAGGAAACGGCCCGTTTCCCATTCCAGGATTGGAAGACCGCTCCGATCCCGCCCCAGAGCTGCTCGTAGGGATCATCGGGAAAGTCCTTTTTCAAGACCGCTTTCACCTTTTTCTTGAAGAGATCCGCCAGATGCTTCAGATCCCCGGCGGTCAAGTCCGTATCAAACTGATATCCCTTCTGCCTCTTCAACTGATCCATTTCCTGTTCGAGCTGATGACGGATCCCATGCCCGTCAGCCGGTTCAATCCCGGCCGCCTTTTCCATGACCACGTCGGCATACATCATGATCAGCCGCCGGTAGGCATCGTAGACGAACCGTTCGTTCCGGCTGCGTTCGATCATGGCCGGGATGGTCTTGGACGTCAGGCCGACATTGAGAACCGTCTCCATCATCCCGGGCATGGATTGCCTGGCCCCGGACCGGACCGAGACCAAAAGAGGCCTTTTCGGATCCCCGAATTCGGCGCCCATGGCCTTTTCCACCTTGGCCATGGCATGAGCCACCTGCTCCTTGAGGCCGGCAGGGTATTTGCGGCTGTTTTTATAGTACTCCGTGCATACATCCGTGGTGATGGTAAAACCCGCAGGCACGGGTATTCCCAATCTGCTCATCTCGGCCAGGCCGGCGCCCTTTCCGCCGAGGAGTTCCTTCCAGGTCCCCTTGCCGTCAGCCTTCCCGTTGGCAAACAGATAGACATACTTTTTCTTCTTGGACATCGAGTTCCTCCCCTATACAAGATATGTTGCTTTTCCCATCATGGTTTCCCCTGTTTGAAGTCGGATCTCATCAGATGGCCGGCAGGTGTGGTATCATCTGAGATCTGCACTATAAAACAAAACCGGGGCCAAGACAAGAAAAAATCAAGCGGTCATTCCACTACGATTTTTGAAAAATCGGCGATCCGTGAGACCATGGATGCAACGCGGGAGAGTAAAGCCAGGCGGTTATCGCGAATTTTCATGTCCTTGTCCATGACCATCACCCCGTCAAAAAATGAATCGATGGCCTCCCGGAGGGAAGCGATCGTGGTCAAGGCTTCTCTATATTTTCCTTTCTGGATCAGATTCTTTACTTTCTTCTCGGTCTGCTGAACATCCTGGTAAAGCGACTTTTCGCTTTC
This sequence is a window from Nitrospirae bacterium CG2_30_53_67. Protein-coding genes within it:
- a CDS encoding pyruvate, phosphate dikinase, with product MSKKKKYVYLFANGKADGKGTWKELLGGKGAGLAEMSRLGIPVPAGFTITTDVCTEYYKNSRKYPAGLKEQVAHAMAKVEKAMGAEFGDPKRPLLVSVRSGARQSMPGMMETVLNVGLTSKTIPAMIERSRNERFVYDAYRRLIMMYADVVMEKAAGIEPADGHGIRHQLEQEMDQLKRQKGYQFDTDLTAGDLKHLADLFKKKVKAVLKKDFPDDPYEQLWGGIGAVFQSWNGKRAVSYRKIEGIPEEWGTAVNVQSMVFGNTGSRSGTGVAFTRNPATGEKFFFGEYLMNAQGEDVVAGIRTPQPINKKQKGDSGLLSLEEEMPKVYKQLLSIQKKLDTHYRDMQDIEFTIEESKLWMLQTRSGKRNGAAAIRIAVEMVKERLITRQEAILRVSPNHLDELLHPMLDPDAEKKMTPLAKGLPAGPGGAIGQIVFTADDAEAWAKQGKNVILVRNETSPEDVHGMHAAQAILTAKGGMTSHAALVARGWGKCCIVGCGALEIRTGRRELCVGGATLKEGDWITLNGTRGLVYMGKIALLAADPEKNPYYKTLMSWADQLRRIGVRTNADSPDDAALARAFGAEGIGLCRTEHMFFGPERIQAIREMIVAETFEARRKAIMKLLPYQRQDFMGILKAMKGLPVTIRTLDPPLHEFVSMDQKQVQKLADELGISTNRLNARIAQLHEMNPMLGHRGCRLGITYPEVTEMQARAIFEAAAELTRQGCKVYPEVMIPLVGIPAELAHQRKIVERVANEVKKEKGKFSYKIGTMIEVPRACLVADKIADAAEFFSFGTNDLSQTIFGFSRDDIGSFLPEYLEKKILPVDPFQTLDQEGVGQLMAMAVKKGRSIRKNLKIGICGEHGGDPRSVEFCHRIGLDYVSCSPFRVPIARLAAAHAALKK